In a genomic window of Styela clava chromosome 11, kaStyClav1.hap1.2, whole genome shotgun sequence:
- the LOC144429756 gene encoding carbohydrate sulfotransferase 9-like — translation MKRFFTWKCLLFGLLVVHVAFFLKMKHYLHRKSEHKQAFSEVELRQNYRKSNLHNGCLRLGLNKPMVTQTDDIRQMLQQVKLLYSDKYKFLVCEIPKCGCSSIKKLLLITEGIVNETNPQAVKSWLAHELGDKHLDLKNIKNVTEIQKRLDTYQKLIIVRDPLYRLLSAYINKLEHE, via the exons ATGAAAAGATTCTTCACATGGAAATGTTTACTATTTGGATTGCTAGTCGTCCATGTCGCTTTTTTCCTTAAA ATGAAACATTACCTACACCGGAAATCCGAACATAAACAAGCTTTCAGTGAAGTTGAACTTCGACAAAATTATAGGAAATCAAATCTGCACAATGGGTGTCTTCGATTAGGCTTGAACAAGCCCATGGTGACGCAAACTGATGATATACGCCAAATGCTGCAGCAAGTCAAGTTATTATATTCCGATAAATACAAG tttttggTGTGTGAGATTCCTAAATGTGGATGTTCAAGCATAAAGAAATTACTTCTAATCACGGAAGGTATAGTTAATGAGACAAATCCACAGGCAGTGAAATCATGGCTTGCTCATGAACTTGGCGACAAACATCTGGActtgaaaaacatcaaaaatgtcACTGAGATTCAGAAGCGACTCGATACGTATCAGAAACTCATCATTGTAAGAGATCCACTGTACAGATTATTATCagcatatataaataaattagagCATGAGTAA
- the LOC144429536 gene encoding uncharacterized protein LOC144429536 produces MDKLIPTTRNPNVLKKYETGRQMMLSKIDQIESRINSYLDEEIVSDHGSVESNTSKCSVESLKRLQLEQEREVERADSLVRMAKRDFLTEEDTIRNKISALERRLDTRRRDINEKERMADLTRRQADELMREIEQEKTELATKKMPKDNFRGVNIEYPLESTRRRSAANFFVPTKSQVATNSEKTKELHFPTARTYKRPSPANRMLIPQEAVVAWIDHLEPNQSGKFSVNSFNMSVEEQTMLSLQLNSRILSQHHLSPITIPSFSGTPLEWPNFIELFFDNVHSSLDDDGSRMVRLVASLTGVAKRHVDGLGTVGSNYIVALSELKHIFGQRVTIARAFLEKVVDGRRVTEFSIRKISDFHSEVRDIVINLKKMRLLADLYSIENVRKTAMRIPAELTSSWNKFVTDMIRADEMPSLLDFEQWLWERCEELGNPFSPNLFSTKIDRDDRRQAFPKKNVVYPLSGHSNQPLEQPRMQCFYCNGFHSLSNCDSFRFSANDTKRRFLLNSRLCFNCLEPGHLAISCRFRNMCRVCPGKHHSAIHGLRVVPNRLSDNNQPDLPPHMSGVASSHVSGVNGVQFQLLPVVVKGPLGSSEYAIAVLDSASQISIIHPKLKQKLGLKGSPRCLTINTLCNKGVSQNTEVVKLSVRSAHDESGQILMLSNVFVVESRIPHPARILKNDHNMTHLQDIPLTDIEANKAMILIGADNPLAHFQLERRVGQQHEPVGIKTPLGWTLIGSSGATNEDETVSNMLCCDLRDQYNMLQEQVERFWSTEAVGTAYNLTRSESIEDRQTDNLMERKIRFIDGHYEVGFMWRNENCEMPQNEHVALNRFENLRKRLHRNERLRNLYCKEMAKNIERGWVRKLTSNEKAFRGPRTWFLPHHGVENPNKPNKLRIVFDAASTCCGVSLNSRLMSGRDLINNLVGVLLRFRERPIAISADIEAMFHMIRLPEDDTDSARFLWSEDLFSTKRPDVYKFLVRIFGAVDSPYVANFCLKRAAYDSRNKFPRDVILTTDRDFYVDDLLTSKWNVDSAVSTAKDMIKMLHDKGFNLTKWVSNSKSVLREISSGRVVTNVDLDLDRLPVRKALGLHWDIEKDCFIFDHQKFTEFTTKRKALSVTSSIFDPLGFVAPIILYAKLLLRECWRDNLAWDEVFDNKRLKCWENWINSLKCLKSFSIPRQFKGVKCESSSYEIHIFCDASEVAYGAVAYIISKHSRENFQCSLIAAKARVAPMKGMTVPRLELQGALLAVRLLNFLRKELSLPLGDVHMWSDSTCVLRYLKNKTRRFKTFVANRVREILDHTRPHQWKYVDSAQNPADYCTRGMTVSKFLENSDRWLHGPEFLLMPESDWPSQIALRAVDDHDQEIKYQTCILADCFITTDNSDGVLDSEIEKVVDVERFDSWFSLCKRTAVVLLAARYFKIFL; encoded by the coding sequence ATGGATAAACTCATTCCGACTACCCGTAATCCAAATGTTTTGAAGAAATATGAAACTGGAAGGCAAATGATGTTATCGAAAATCGATCAAATTGAAAGCAGAATTAATTCTTACCTTGACGAGGAGATCGTTTCTGATCACGGGTCTGTCGAATCCAATACAAGCAAATGCAGTGTTGAATCACTGAAGCGATTGCAACTTGAGCAAGAACGAGAGGTAGAAAGAGCCGATTCTCTTGTACGTATGGCTAAACGAGACTTTCTCACAGAAGAAGATACCATTCGCAATAAAATATCAGCACTAGAGCGTCGCCTTGATACCAGACGTCGAGACATAAACGAAAAAGAACGAATGGCAGATCTAACACGTCGCCAAGCTGACGAACTTATGCGTGAAATTGAACAAGAAAAGACTGAATTGGCTACCAAAAAGATGCCTAAAGATAACTTCCGTGGCGTCAATATTGAATATCCGTTAGAGTCAACACGCAGACGAAGTGCAGCGAACTTTTTTGTTCCGACGAAGAGTCAAGTGGCAACAAATTCAGAAAAGACCAAAGAATTGCACTTCCCGACAGCACGAACTTACAAACGCCCGTCTCCTGCAAACAGAATGCTCATACCACAAGAAGCAGTCGTCGCGTGGATTGACCACTTGGAACCTAACCAGTCTGGTAAATTTTCTGTTAATTCTTTTAATATGTCAGTAGAGGAACAAACTATGTTATCATTACAGTTGAATTCTAGAATATTGTCCCAGCACCATTTATCGCCGATTACGATTCCTAGTTTTAGCGGAACGCCCCTAGAATGGCCAAACTTTATTGagctattttttgataatgtacacagttCTCTTGACGACGACGGTTCGCGTATGGTTCGCTTAGTCGCGTCTTTGACGGGGGTGGCTAAACGACATGTCGATGGCTTAGGCACGGTGGGAAGTAATTATATTGTCGCGTTGAGTGAATTGAAACATATATTCGGCCAACGGGTGACGATTGCTCGGGCCTTTCTCGAGAAGGTTGTAGATGGTAGACGAGTAACAGAATTCAGTATCCGAAAAATATCCGATTTTCATTCTGAAGTTCGCGACATTgtgataaatttgaagaaaatgcgATTGCTTGCAGATTTGTATAGTATTGAAAATGTTAGAAAGACAGCAATGCGAATTCCGGCAGAACTGACCTCGAGTTGGAATAAGTTTGTGACTGATATGATTCGTGCCGACGAAATGCCGAGTTTACTGGACTTCGAGCAGTGGTTGTGGGAACGATGCGAGGAATTAGGAAATCCTTTTTCACCAAATCTTTTCAGTACTAAAATAGATCGTGACGATCGCAGACAGGCATTTCCTAAGAAGAATGTGGTATACCCTTTATCGGGTCATTCAAATCAGCCGCTCGAACAACCGCGAATGCAATGTTTCTATTGCAATGGTTTTCATTCTTTAAGTAACTGCGATAGCTTCAGGTTTAGTGCCAATGACACGAAAAGAAGATTTCTACTAAATTCACGCCTGTGCTTTAACTGTCTCGAACCTGGACATTTAGCTATTTCGTGCCGGTTCCGCAATATGTGTCGTGTTTGTCCCGGTAAGCATCATTCAGCCATCCATGGTTTGAGAGTCGTTCCTAATAGATTGAGTGATAACAATCAGCCTGATCTCCCTCCTCATATGAGCGGCGTTGCCAGTTCTCATGTTTCAGGCGTTAATGGTGTTcagtttcagcttttgccaGTCGTAGTAAAAGGCCCATTGGGATCCTCTGAATATGCTATCGCTGTTCTAGATTCTGCCAGTCAAATCTCAATAATACATcccaaattaaaacaaaaacttggTTTGAAAGGAAGTCCTAGGTGTCTAACCATTAACACCTTATGCAATAAGGGCGTTTCGCAAAATACGGAGGTGGTGAAATTGTCGGTGCGATCTGCTCACGACGAGAGTGGTCAAATTCTGATGTTAAGCAACGTGTTTGTGGTCGAGTCACGCATACCACATCCAGCTAGAATCCTTAAGAACGATCACAATATGACTCACCTGCAGGATATTCCGTTAACCGACATTGAAGCGAACAAAGCCATGATTTTAATCGGAGCCGATAATCCCTTGGCGCATTTCCAGCTTGAACGTAGAGTCGGCCAGCAACATGAACCAGTGGGTATTAAAACTCCTCTCGGTTGGACTTTGATCGGGTCTTCAGGCGCGACTAATGAAGATGAAACTGTTTCAAATATGCTGTGTTGTGATTTGCGTGACCAGTATAACATGCTGCAAGAACAAGTTGAGCGATTTTGGTCCACTGAAGCTGTAGGCACGGCGTACAATTTGACCCGTAGCGAGTCGATTGAAGATAGACAAACTGATAATTTGATGGAAAGAAAAATTAGATTTATCGACGGTCATTACGAGGTTGGGTTTATGTGGAGAAATGAAAATTGCGAAATGCCGCAAAACGAACACGTAGCGCTTAACAGGTTCGAAAATCTCAGAAAACGACTCCATAGAAACGAACGTTTGCGAAACTTATATTGTAAAGAAATGGCAAAGAATATTGAAAGGGGTTGGGTGCGTAAGCTAACTTCAAATGAAAAGGCGTTTCGCGGTCCTCGAACTTGGTTTCTGCCTCATCATGGCGTTGAAAATCCCAACAAGCCAAATAAACTAAGAATTGTTTTTGACGCGGCATCTACTTGCTGCGGCGTCAGTCTGAACAGTCGATTGATGTCCGGGCGCGATTTGATCAATAATCTAGTCGGGGTGCTTTTACGTTTTCGGGAAAGACCAATCGCTATAAGCGCCGATATAGAAGCCATGTTTCATATGATTCGATTGCCGGAAGATGATACGGATTCTGCACGTTTTCTCTGGTCGGAAGACCTTTTTTCAACCAAACGGCCAGATGTGTATAAATTCTTAGTTCGTATTTTTGGAGCTGTGGATTCACCTTATGTCGCAAACTTTTGTTTGAAGAGAGCTGCGTACGATAGTAGAAACAAGTTTCCTAGAGACGTAATATTAACTACCGATAGAGACTTTTATGTCGAtgatttacttacttcgaaATGGAATGTTGATTCCGCGGTATCGACAGCTAAAGATATGATTAAGATGTTACACGATAAAGGATTCAACTTGACCAAGTGGGTTTCGAATTCTAAATCGGTTTTACGTGAAATATCCAGTGGACGTGTCGTCACTAATGTTGACTTAGATCTGGACAGATTACCTGTTAGAAAAGCTCTGGGCTTGCATTGGGACATCGAGAAGGATTGCTTTATATTCGACCACCAGAAATTTACTGAATTTACCACGAAAAGAAAGGCCCTTAGTGTAACCAGTTCAATATTCGATCCATTAGGATTTGTAGCACCAATCATTTTGTATGCCAAATTATTACTGCGGGAATGTTGGCGTGACAACTTAGCTTGGGACGAAGTATTTGATAATAAGAGATTGAAGTGTTGGGAAAATTGGATAAATTCGCTGAAATGTTTAAAGAGTTTTTCGATTCCACGTCAATTTAAAGGTGTTAAATGTGAAAGTTCCTCGTATGAAATTCATATATTCTGTGATGCATCAGAAGTGGCATATGGCGCGGTAGCATACATAATATCGAAGCATTCCCGGGAGAATTTTCAGTGTAGTCTTATCGCGGCTAAAGCAAGAGTCGCACCTATGAAAGGTATGACCGTGCCTCGTTTAGAATTGCAAGGTGCTCTCTTGGCCGTGCGATTGTTAAATTTTCTCCGAAAAGAACTATCCCTTCCACTAGGCGACGTACATATGTGGTCCGACTCGACTTGTGTATtgagatatttaaaaaataaaactcgaAGATTTAAAACATTTGTAGCCAATCGCGTTCGCGAAATACTCGATCACACTCGGCCACACCAATGGAAGTACGTCGACTCCGCACAGAATCCCGCTGATTACTGCACTAGGGGAATGACGGTTTCCAAATTTCTAGAAAATTCTGATCGATGGCTACATGGACCAGAGTTTTTGCTCATGCCCGAAAGTGATTGGCCAAGCCAGATAGCGTTACGTGCAGTTGACGACCACGACCAAGAGATTAAATATCAAACATGCATACTAGCAGATTGTTTTATAACTACGGATAACAGCGATGGAGTACTTGATTCGGAAATCGAAAAGGTCGTCGATGTCGAACGTTTTGATTCGTGGTTTTCCTTATGCAAACGAACTGCCGTGGTTTTGTTGGCAGCTCggtattttaaaatctttctGTGA
- the LOC144429535 gene encoding uncharacterized protein LOC144429535 gives MAWTMNTDSFICVLLSFIAIRGPVSQIWSDNGSNIVGGSRELKTVLNSIDESRVAELCLKHNIEWHFTPPYAPHFGGVWERLVKSAKRALKAVLGNVRVTDEVLKTAFARVIDIMNSGPITTVSDEPTDFSAITPNCLLKGRSAEVFPLDSDVMKLCYRKRWRQTEAICNQFWRRWRKDYLPNLMTRCKWRKEQRNLQEGNLVLVSDPVAPRGRWQLGRVIQIYPGSDGRVRTVAVKTINGIHIRPASKICLLEE, from the coding sequence ATGGCATGGACTATGAATACTGATTCCTTCATATGTGTACTTTTGTCTTTCATTGCGATACGAGGACCTGTATCCCAAATATGGTCGGACAACGGATCAAATATAGTTGGTGGTTCCCGAGAGCTGAAAACCGTCCTTAACTCGATAGATGAATCTCGCGTGGCAGAACTGTGCTTAAAACACAAtattgaatggcatttcactccACCTTACGCTCCCCATTTTGGTGGCGTTTGGGAAAGATTAGTAAAGTCCGCAAAGCGTGCTTTGAAAGCAGTTCTGGGGAATGTGCGTGTAACCGACGAAGTCTTGAAGACCGCGTTTGCGAGGGTTATCGACATCATGAATAGTGGACCCATTACAACAGTGAGCGACGAACCAACCGACTTTAGTGCCATTACACCAAATTGTTTGTTGAAAGGGCGTTCGGCCGAAGTGTTTCCACTGGATTCAGACGTGATGAAATTATGCTACAGAAAACGATGGAGGCAAACCGAAGCTATTTGTAATCAGTTTTGGAGAAGATGGCGAAAAGATTACCTACCGAATTTGATGACACGATGTAAGTGGCGGAAGGAACAACGAAACTTACAAGAAGGAAATCTGGTGCTCGTTTCTGACCCCGTTGCACCGAGAGGACGTTGGCAACTTGGTCGTGTTATTCAAATTTACCCTGGTTCTGACGGACGAGTCCGAACTGTCGCGGTTAAAACTATAAATGGCATACATATTCGACCCGCATCGAAAATCTGCCTCCTAGAAGAATGA